In the Deinococcus ficus genome, one interval contains:
- a CDS encoding Gfo/Idh/MocA family oxidoreductase yields MCHVLRATPFFQAVHDTIRSGVLGQLVGLTLAENVAHWHYAHSYVRGNWRASPPAAPFLLAKSVHDLDLLRWYAGSPPTRIHSAGRLHHFRPENAPPGAATRCVHCPVPDCPSDARRIYVTRPADQWPVTVLTAGGISLHDALHHGPYGECVYLGRNNVNDYQAVTIEFENGVTAQLTVSAFTHNNTRTLKVLGSHGELRGHMDRGELELHDFRTGHTRTWTVNVTGNHGGGDTTLIRDWLAFLRGEQPIPTPLAESLDSHRMALR; encoded by the coding sequence GTGTGCCACGTCCTGCGCGCCACTCCCTTCTTCCAGGCTGTCCACGACACGATCCGCTCCGGCGTTCTTGGCCAACTCGTCGGCCTCACCCTCGCCGAGAACGTCGCCCACTGGCACTACGCGCACTCGTACGTCCGCGGCAACTGGCGGGCCTCCCCGCCCGCCGCGCCGTTCCTCCTCGCCAAGAGCGTCCACGACCTCGACCTCCTGCGCTGGTACGCCGGCAGTCCCCCCACCCGCATCCACAGCGCCGGCCGCCTCCACCACTTCCGCCCCGAGAATGCCCCGCCCGGCGCGGCCACCCGCTGCGTCCACTGCCCCGTCCCCGACTGCCCCTCCGACGCCCGCCGCATCTACGTCACCCGTCCCGCCGACCAGTGGCCCGTCACCGTCCTCACCGCCGGAGGCATCAGCCTGCACGACGCCCTGCACCACGGCCCCTACGGCGAGTGCGTGTACCTCGGCCGGAACAACGTGAACGACTATCAGGCCGTCACCATCGAATTCGAGAACGGCGTCACCGCGCAACTCACCGTCAGCGCATTCACGCACAACAACACCCGCACCCTCAAGGTCCTCGGGTCCCACGGCGAACTGCGCGGCCACATGGACCGTGGTGAACTCGAACTCCACGACTTCCGCACCGGCCACACCCGCACCTGGACCGTGAACGTGACCGGCAACCACGGTGGCGGGGACACCACCCTCATCCGAGACTGGCTGGCTTTCCTGCGCGGTGAGCAACCCATCCCCACCCCGCTGGCTGAATCCCTGGATTCTCACCGCATGGCGCTCAGATAG
- a CDS encoding dipeptide epimerase: MNLTWDTLDLHTAQPFGIARWTHSVYPRTLVTLERGGVQGRGEAAPNAFYGETRGTVEAVLPLLATALEGVRDPWDWEGLHAAVTRVMPHDHPSVKCALEMAAVEWCAMLAGVPARHLLGLSDRPLPHSSYTVSLAELPEMRQRAREAVEAGQTILKVKLGTDRDEAILTALREELPHVTLRVDANAAWTRVQAKRMLDVLDAANAELLEQPLAADDLDGHAELRRTARVPLVADESLHHVRDVLSLARAFDGVNLKLAKLGGPLQALQALRLARAHGMQVMIGCMIESSLGIAAAAALAGSCDWADLDGALLLADDPFTGLHWQAGELAPPQGPGWGVTRRPE; this comes from the coding sequence GTGAACCTCACCTGGGACACCCTGGACCTGCACACCGCACAGCCCTTCGGCATCGCCCGCTGGACGCACAGCGTGTACCCCCGCACCCTCGTCACCCTGGAGCGCGGGGGCGTGCAGGGGCGCGGGGAGGCCGCCCCGAACGCCTTCTACGGCGAGACGCGCGGCACCGTGGAGGCTGTGCTGCCCCTCCTGGCCACGGCGCTGGAAGGCGTGCGCGACCCCTGGGACTGGGAGGGCCTGCACGCCGCCGTGACCCGCGTCATGCCGCACGACCACCCCAGCGTGAAGTGCGCCCTGGAAATGGCAGCGGTTGAATGGTGCGCCATGCTGGCCGGCGTGCCCGCCCGGCACCTCCTGGGCCTGTCCGACCGGCCCCTCCCGCACAGCAGCTACACCGTCAGCCTCGCCGAGCTGCCCGAGATGCGCCAGCGTGCCCGCGAGGCCGTCGAGGCCGGGCAGACCATCCTCAAGGTCAAACTCGGCACCGACCGGGACGAGGCGATCCTCACCGCCCTGCGCGAGGAACTCCCCCACGTCACCCTCCGCGTGGACGCCAACGCCGCCTGGACGCGCGTACAGGCCAAACGCATGCTGGACGTCCTCGACGCCGCGAACGCCGAACTGCTCGAACAGCCCCTCGCGGCCGACGACCTCGACGGCCACGCCGAACTGCGCCGCACCGCCCGCGTGCCCCTCGTCGCCGACGAGAGCCTGCACCACGTCCGCGACGTCCTCAGCCTCGCCCGGGCGTTCGACGGCGTGAACCTGAAACTCGCCAAACTCGGCGGCCCCCTCCAGGCCCTTCAGGCCCTGCGGCTCGCGCGGGCGCACGGCATGCAGGTCATGATCGGCTGCATGATCGAGAGCAGCCTCGGCATCGCCGCCGCCGCTGCCCTCGCCGGCTCCTGCGACTGGGCGGACCTGGACGGCGCCCTCCTCCTCGCCGACGACCCCTTCACCGGCCTGCACTGGCAGGCCGGTGAACTCGCGCCGCCCCAGGGCCCTGGCTGGGGCGTGACCCGCCGCCCGGAATGA
- a CDS encoding C40 family peptidase, with the protein MTAVNDATTPPLPDTLDRRVWAVDPDRRWAEAALQDQLSGEWTYVQPRPALAGAARVSLKARPDDMAAQVTEALPGEPMEILWDTGDGWQYVRTAHDRYLGWARAAALVAGDPGALQVTVLRGHAFAGPKVSRAILAELSHGARLTPGAGEGVTEDHRRWQPVVLPDGRDAWVQDVTLAPLTGTDPATFALRFLETPYVWGGRSAWGLDCSGLTQVVYAAAGRALPRDADQQQAALTSVDVPQAGDLAFFPGHVGLMLDGRRMIHANATHMRVTIETLGEGDYGARLAASCTGYGRWTS; encoded by the coding sequence ATGACCGCCGTGAATGACGCGACCACCCCTCCGCTGCCGGACACCCTGGACCGCCGGGTGTGGGCCGTGGACCCCGACCGCCGCTGGGCCGAGGCGGCCCTGCAGGACCAGCTGAGCGGGGAGTGGACGTACGTACAGCCCCGCCCCGCCCTGGCCGGTGCCGCCCGCGTGAGCCTGAAGGCTCGGCCGGACGACATGGCCGCGCAGGTCACCGAGGCGCTGCCCGGCGAGCCCATGGAGATCCTGTGGGACACCGGGGACGGCTGGCAGTACGTCCGCACCGCCCACGACCGGTACCTCGGCTGGGCCCGGGCGGCCGCCCTGGTGGCCGGCGACCCCGGCGCGCTTCAGGTGACGGTCCTGCGCGGGCACGCGTTCGCCGGCCCGAAGGTCAGCCGCGCGATTCTCGCGGAACTCAGCCACGGCGCCCGCCTCACGCCCGGCGCCGGCGAGGGAGTCACCGAGGACCACCGCCGCTGGCAGCCGGTCGTGCTGCCCGACGGCCGGGACGCCTGGGTGCAGGACGTCACCCTGGCCCCGCTGACCGGCACGGACCCCGCCACCTTCGCGCTGCGCTTCCTGGAAACGCCGTACGTGTGGGGCGGCCGCAGCGCCTGGGGCCTGGACTGCTCCGGCCTCACGCAGGTCGTGTACGCCGCCGCCGGCCGGGCCCTCCCGCGTGACGCGGACCAGCAGCAGGCGGCCCTCACGTCCGTGGACGTCCCGCAGGCCGGCGACCTGGCGTTCTTCCCCGGACACGTGGGCCTGATGCTGGACGGCAGGCGCATGATCCACGCGAACGCCACCCACATGCGCGTCACCATCGAGACCCTCGGCGAGGGCGACTACGGCGCGCGCCTCGCCGCGTCCTGCACCGGGTACGGGCGGTGGACCTCGTGA
- a CDS encoding dipeptidase, translated as MNALLGRDLRLPLSELRACDPVPSETATVSFPELRKGGVRLAFGTLFALPASAGSSGYTDAEGARQQALTQLNVYTRWQDEGHVRLLRSAAEVAAFEADALTGSGDALGVVLLMEGADPIRDADDLPFWVERGVRLIGPAWGRTRYAGGTNAPGPLTPAGRDLVAGMRDLGVTLDASHLDDAAFWDAADLGVRMIASHSNARALLPGNRHLTDDMARAVMATGGVIGLVCLSTFIRAGWDATQPRVSLTDLAAHARHYAALGGWAHVALGTDLDGGFGQEKTPAGLDSCADLPRFLDLLPAEARAGVAGGNWLRWLKSHL; from the coding sequence ATGAACGCCCTGCTGGGCCGCGACCTGCGCCTCCCCCTGTCCGAGCTGCGCGCCTGCGACCCGGTGCCCAGCGAAACCGCGACCGTGAGCTTCCCGGAACTCCGCAAGGGCGGGGTGCGGCTGGCGTTCGGCACGCTGTTCGCCCTCCCGGCCAGCGCCGGCAGCTCCGGGTACACCGACGCCGAGGGCGCCCGGCAGCAGGCCCTGACGCAGCTGAACGTGTACACCCGCTGGCAGGACGAGGGGCACGTCCGGCTCCTGCGCAGCGCCGCCGAGGTCGCGGCCTTCGAGGCGGACGCCCTGACCGGCAGCGGGGACGCGCTGGGCGTCGTCCTGCTGATGGAGGGCGCCGACCCCATCCGCGACGCGGACGACCTTCCGTTCTGGGTGGAGCGCGGCGTGCGCCTGATCGGGCCCGCCTGGGGCCGCACCCGGTACGCCGGCGGCACGAACGCCCCGGGGCCCCTCACCCCGGCCGGCCGCGACCTCGTGGCCGGCATGCGGGACCTGGGCGTGACATTGGACGCCTCGCACCTGGACGACGCGGCCTTCTGGGACGCGGCGGACCTCGGCGTGCGCATGATCGCCTCGCACTCGAATGCCCGGGCCCTGCTGCCCGGCAACCGGCACCTGACCGACGACATGGCCCGCGCGGTCATGGCCACCGGCGGCGTGATCGGCCTGGTGTGCCTGAGCACCTTCATCCGCGCCGGGTGGGACGCGACGCAGCCCCGCGTGTCCCTCACCGACCTCGCCGCGCACGCCCGGCATTACGCGGCGCTGGGCGGCTGGGCCCACGTCGCGCTCGGCACGGACCTGGACGGCGGGTTCGGGCAGGAGAAGACCCCGGCCGGCCTGGACTCCTGCGCCGACCTGCCCCGCTTCCTGGACCTGCTGCCCGCCGAGGCGCGGGCCGGGGTGGCAGGCGGCAACTGGCTGCGCTGGCTGAAGAGCCATCTGTAA
- a CDS encoding HAD family hydrolase: MTSRWQAVLFDRDDTLCTTDPGVYTQAGHWAAERFGLDPKHTARRMITHWQAEAPHWHAIRTPDEEAAYWATYARGLAGQLGLTHAEGEAFLSEYPYEAFLTPVPHVAEVLRGVRARGLRVGVLSNTFPSIDRTLRRTGLADLVDVPLATCTLGVHKPDPRAFTLAAEALGLPPAAILFLDDLPENVDAARRVGMAAERVNVHHAEPGVVHDLRDVLTLIDRNLAAAREVAAC, from the coding sequence ATGACCTCCCGCTGGCAGGCCGTCCTCTTCGACCGGGACGACACCCTCTGCACCACCGACCCCGGCGTGTACACCCAGGCCGGCCACTGGGCCGCCGAACGCTTCGGCCTGGACCCGAAGCACACCGCGCGCCGCATGATCACCCACTGGCAGGCCGAGGCGCCGCACTGGCACGCCATCCGCACGCCCGACGAGGAAGCCGCCTACTGGGCCACCTACGCCCGAGGGCTGGCCGGGCAGCTCGGCCTGACCCACGCCGAGGGCGAGGCCTTCCTGAGCGAGTACCCCTATGAGGCCTTCCTGACGCCCGTTCCTCACGTCGCCGAGGTGCTGCGCGGCGTGCGCGCCCGGGGTCTGCGGGTGGGCGTGCTGAGCAACACCTTCCCCAGCATCGACCGGACCCTGCGGCGCACCGGACTGGCCGACCTGGTGGACGTTCCTCTCGCCACCTGCACCCTCGGCGTGCACAAGCCCGACCCGCGCGCCTTCACGCTGGCGGCCGAGGCGCTGGGCCTCCCGCCGGCCGCGATCCTGTTCCTGGACGACCTGCCGGAGAACGTGGACGCCGCCCGCCGCGTGGGCATGGCGGCCGAACGGGTGAACGTGCACCACGCGGAACCCGGCGTCGTGCATGACCTCCGGGACGTCCTGACCCTGATCGACCGGAACCTCGCCGCCGCCCGGGAGGTCGCGGCGTGCTGA
- a CDS encoding aminotransferase class V-fold PLP-dependent enzyme, with protein sequence MTSAAPAPHTLLTPGPTPIHPRAVQALTRDMLGHMDPVVFALNRDIQQGLRDMYGAAPDTFTALLAGTGSLGMEAGFANLVESGDEVIVCANGSFGHRMAEMAARYGARVRLVTAPLGEAIRPENVAAQLDDRVRMVAVVHGETSTGVLNPVPEIAGLLRGRDTLLTVDAVTTAGMEPFHMQAWGVDYAYTGAQKCLSAPPGLAPIAVSDRAFARFHARRSPTPLWYADLDGLRDYWVHRSYHHTVPVNLHYALHAALSAALEEGLEVRQARAAHIGQAVYRTLEPLGFRHYVQDPAQRLPTVLALRLPAGLNDAAVRAELRQREISVTGGLGATAGLIWRLGLMGESARPAPYRTLMLALEDILGVPGLAGRFTETLTEIEDAVPV encoded by the coding sequence ATGACCAGCGCGGCGCCCGCCCCCCACACGCTCCTCACGCCCGGTCCCACGCCCATCCATCCCCGCGCCGTGCAGGCGCTCACGCGGGACATGCTGGGTCACATGGACCCGGTCGTGTTCGCCCTGAACCGCGACATCCAGCAGGGCCTGCGCGACATGTACGGCGCGGCCCCGGACACCTTCACCGCCCTGCTCGCCGGCACCGGCAGCCTGGGCATGGAGGCGGGCTTCGCCAACCTCGTCGAGAGCGGGGACGAGGTGATCGTCTGCGCGAACGGCAGCTTCGGGCACCGCATGGCCGAGATGGCCGCCCGTTACGGCGCCCGCGTGCGGCTGGTCACCGCGCCCCTCGGTGAGGCCATCCGCCCGGAGAACGTCGCCGCGCAGCTCGACGACCGCGTGCGCATGGTCGCCGTGGTCCACGGCGAGACGAGCACCGGCGTGCTGAACCCCGTCCCGGAGATCGCCGGACTGCTGCGCGGCCGCGACACCCTGCTCACCGTGGACGCCGTCACCACCGCCGGCATGGAACCCTTCCACATGCAGGCCTGGGGCGTGGACTACGCCTACACCGGCGCGCAGAAGTGCCTCAGCGCCCCTCCCGGCCTCGCGCCCATCGCCGTGAGCGACCGCGCCTTCGCGCGCTTCCATGCCCGACGCAGCCCCACGCCGCTGTGGTACGCCGACCTGGACGGCCTGCGCGACTACTGGGTGCACCGGTCCTACCACCATACGGTGCCCGTGAACCTCCACTACGCCCTGCACGCCGCCCTCAGCGCCGCGCTGGAAGAGGGCCTGGAGGTCCGGCAGGCCCGCGCCGCGCACATCGGGCAGGCGGTGTACCGCACGCTGGAGCCCCTGGGGTTCCGCCATTACGTGCAGGATCCCGCCCAGCGCCTCCCGACCGTGCTCGCCCTGCGCCTCCCGGCCGGCCTGAACGACGCCGCCGTGCGCGCCGAGCTGCGCCAGCGGGAGATCAGCGTGACCGGTGGCCTGGGGGCCACGGCCGGCCTGATCTGGCGCCTGGGCCTGATGGGCGAAAGCGCCCGCCCGGCCCCCTACCGCACCCTGATGCTCGCGCTGGAGGACATCCTCGGCGTGCCCGGCCTGGCCGGGCGCTTCACCGAGACGCTGACTGAGATCGAGGACGCCGTTCCCGTCTGA
- a CDS encoding metallophosphoesterase family protein — MRIAFLSDLHANIHALTSVKRFLQENPVNQVIVVGDLVGYGASPGPVIDFVKREGWPVALGSSDMRVAMELGGSPDRRGIADQVLSWTREVLMPEQVEYLRRLPPGGRLMTPVGRVRFFHGSPHDPETKLDLMAPERQLEELAEQLGARVVVVGGTHVPFVRTLEDTVFVDPGSVGLSLNHEPGADVAIVDCSGRKPKVTLHKVTYDFASAAFDVMAWNLPPLIADVIRTGKMGA; from the coding sequence TTGAGGATCGCGTTCCTGAGTGACCTGCACGCGAACATTCACGCGCTGACGTCCGTGAAGCGCTTCCTGCAGGAAAACCCCGTGAACCAGGTGATCGTGGTGGGCGACCTGGTCGGGTACGGCGCGAGCCCGGGCCCGGTGATCGATTTCGTGAAACGGGAGGGCTGGCCGGTGGCGCTGGGGTCCAGCGACATGCGCGTGGCGATGGAACTGGGCGGCAGCCCCGACCGGCGCGGCATTGCCGATCAGGTGCTGTCGTGGACGCGGGAGGTGCTGATGCCGGAGCAGGTGGAGTACCTGCGGCGCCTCCCGCCCGGCGGGCGCCTGATGACCCCGGTGGGCCGCGTGCGGTTCTTTCACGGCAGCCCGCACGACCCGGAAACGAAACTGGACCTGATGGCCCCGGAGCGGCAGCTGGAGGAACTGGCCGAGCAGCTGGGCGCGCGGGTGGTGGTGGTGGGCGGCACGCACGTGCCGTTCGTGCGGACGCTGGAGGACACGGTGTTCGTGGACCCGGGCAGCGTGGGCCTCAGCCTGAACCACGAGCCGGGCGCGGACGTGGCGATCGTGGACTGCTCGGGCCGCAAGCCGAAGGTGACGCTGCACAAGGTCACGTACGATTTCGCGTCCGCGGCGTTCGACGTGATGGCGTGGAATCTGCCGCCCCTGATCGCAGACGTGATCCGCACCGGCAAGATGGGCGCCTGA